One Falco naumanni isolate bFalNau1 chromosome 15, bFalNau1.pat, whole genome shotgun sequence DNA segment encodes these proteins:
- the CBFA2T3 gene encoding protein CBFA2T3 isoform X1: MNLAMQRGFSLPAAPQQALSVSTLADNAETRAATMPDSPADVKTQSRSTPPSMPPPPPAVTQGATRHPSFTANTNRDAGPPTFLPRGRFHGCLKWSMVCLLMNGSSHSPTAINGAPSTPNGFSNGPATSSTASLSTHQLPPACGARQLSKLKRFLTTLQQFGNDISPEIGERVRTLVLGLVNSTLTIEEFHAKLQEATNFPLRPFVIPFLKANLPLLQRELLHCARMAKQTPAQYLAQHEQLLLDANASSPIDSSELLLEVGESGKRRTPDRTKENGLDRDPLHPEHLSKRPCTMSPAQRYSPSNGLSHPPNGLGHPPAAPPLPQHYRLEDMAMAHHYRDTYRHPDPRELRERQRPAAVHGTRQEEVIDHRLTDREWAEEWKHLNNLLNCIMDMVEKTRRSLTVLRRCQEADREELNHWIRRYSDAEDMKKGSPPSARPHNSSSASEAPQLDTHREFAPRPLSGYMPEEIWRKAEEAVNEVKRQAMSELQKAVSDAERKAHELITTERAKMERALAEAKRQASEDALTVINQQEDSSESCWNCGRKASETCSGCNTARYCGSFCQHKDWEKHHHVCGQTLQGLPAPSAPAASVGLPPGPGQPDGVATIASSPSETGSVAASRAGTPATPAPLESTSR; encoded by the exons ATGAACTTGGCTATGCAAAGGGgtttttccctgcctgctgccccccagcaggccTTGTCGGTGTCCACGCTGGCAG atAACGCGGAGACGCGGGCCGCCACCATGCCCGACTCGCCAGCCGACGTGAAGACACAGTCCAGGTCCACGCCGCCCAGCATGCCTCCGCCGCCGCCAGCTGTCACCCAGGGAGCCACACGCCATCCCTCCTTCACAGCAAACACCA ATCGAGACGCTGGCCCTCCGACGTTTCTGCCTCGCGGCCGTTTTCATGGTTGCTTGAAATGGTCGATGGTCTGTCTTT TGATGAACGGGAGCAGCCACTCACCAACTGCCATCAATGGGGCCCCGTCCACCCCCAATGGGTTCAGCAACGGGCCAGCCACCTCCTCcactgcctccctctccacccaCCAGCTCCCACCGGCCTGTGGAGCCCGCCAGCTCTCCAAGCTCAAGCGCTTCCTCACCACGCTGCAGCAGTTTGGCAACGACATCTCTCCCGAGATCGGGGAGCGGGTGCGCACCCTCGTCCTGGGGCTTGTG AACTCCACGCTCACCATTGAGGAGTTTCACGCCAAGCTCCAGGAGGCCACCAACTTCCCGCTGCGACCCTTCGTCATCCCCTTCCTCAAG GCCaacctgccactgctgcagcgGGAGCTGCTGCACTGTGCCCGCATGGCCAAGCAGACCCCGGCCCAGTACCTGGCCCAGCACGAGCAACTGCTGCTGGACGCCAACGCCTCCTCTCCCATCGACTCCTCCGAGCTGCTTCTGGAGGTGGGCGAGAGCGGCAAGAGGAGGACGCCAGACAG GACCAAAGAGAACGGTTTGGACCGAGACCCTCTGCACCCTGAGCACCTCAGCAAGCGGCCGTGCACCATGAGCCCGGCGCAGCGCTACAGCCCCAGCAACGGGCTGAGCCACCCACCCAACGGGCTGGGGCacccccccgccgctccccccctgccccagcactaCCGCCTGGAGGACATGGCCATGGCGCACCACTACCGTGACACCTACCGTCACCCCGACCCCCGGGAGCTCCGTGAGCGCCAGCGGCCTGCCG CGGTGCACGGGACGCGGCAGGAGGAGGTGATCGACCACCGGCTCACCGACCGGGAGTGGGCAGAGGAGTGGAAACACCTCAACAAC CTGCTGAACTGCATCATGGACATGGTGGAGAAGACACGCCGGTCGCTGACGGTACTGCGGCGGTGCCAGGAGGCCGACCGCGAGGAGCTCAACCACTGGATCCGGCGCTACAGCGACGCCGAGGACATGAAGAAAGGCAGCCCCCCCTCTGCCCGCCCCCACAACAGCTCCTCCGCCTCCGAGGCACCCCAGTTAG ACACTCACCGGGAGTTCGCGCCGCGGCCTCTCTCCGGGTACATGCCAGAGGAGATCTGGAGGAAGGCTG AAGAAGCTGTGAACGAGGTGAAGCGTCAGGCTATGTCCGAGCTGCAGAAGGCCGTGTCAGACGCCGAGCGGAAAGCCCACGAGCTGATCACGACAGAGCGAGCCAAGATGGAGCGAGCCCTGGCTGAGGCCAAGCGCCAGGCTTCAGAAGATGCCCTGACTGTCATCAATCAGCAGGAGGACTCAAGCGAG agctgctggaacTGCGGGCGCAAAGCGAGCGAGACCTGCAGTGGCTGCAACACTGCCCGCTACTGCGGCTCCTTCTGCCAGCACAAGGATTGGGAGAAGCACCACCACGTCTGCGGGCAGACTCTGCAAGGGCTGCCGGCCCCCAGCGCCCCTGCTGCCAGCGTGGGGCTGCCGccagggccggggcagcccgATGGGGTGGCCACCATCGCCAGCAGCCCCAGCGAGACGGGCTCGGTGGCCGCTTCCCGCGCCGGCACGCCAGCCACCCCGGCACCGCTGGAGAGCACGTCCCGCTGA
- the CBFA2T3 gene encoding protein CBFA2T3 isoform X2, with amino-acid sequence MNLAMQRGFSLPAAPQQALSVSTLADNAETRAATMPDSPADVKTQSRSTPPSMPPPPPAVTQGATRHPSFTANTMMNGSSHSPTAINGAPSTPNGFSNGPATSSTASLSTHQLPPACGARQLSKLKRFLTTLQQFGNDISPEIGERVRTLVLGLVNSTLTIEEFHAKLQEATNFPLRPFVIPFLKANLPLLQRELLHCARMAKQTPAQYLAQHEQLLLDANASSPIDSSELLLEVGESGKRRTPDRTKENGLDRDPLHPEHLSKRPCTMSPAQRYSPSNGLSHPPNGLGHPPAAPPLPQHYRLEDMAMAHHYRDTYRHPDPRELRERQRPAAVHGTRQEEVIDHRLTDREWAEEWKHLNNLLNCIMDMVEKTRRSLTVLRRCQEADREELNHWIRRYSDAEDMKKGSPPSARPHNSSSASEAPQLDTHREFAPRPLSGYMPEEIWRKAEEAVNEVKRQAMSELQKAVSDAERKAHELITTERAKMERALAEAKRQASEDALTVINQQEDSSESCWNCGRKASETCSGCNTARYCGSFCQHKDWEKHHHVCGQTLQGLPAPSAPAASVGLPPGPGQPDGVATIASSPSETGSVAASRAGTPATPAPLESTSR; translated from the exons ATGAACTTGGCTATGCAAAGGGgtttttccctgcctgctgccccccagcaggccTTGTCGGTGTCCACGCTGGCAG atAACGCGGAGACGCGGGCCGCCACCATGCCCGACTCGCCAGCCGACGTGAAGACACAGTCCAGGTCCACGCCGCCCAGCATGCCTCCGCCGCCGCCAGCTGTCACCCAGGGAGCCACACGCCATCCCTCCTTCACAGCAAACACCA TGATGAACGGGAGCAGCCACTCACCAACTGCCATCAATGGGGCCCCGTCCACCCCCAATGGGTTCAGCAACGGGCCAGCCACCTCCTCcactgcctccctctccacccaCCAGCTCCCACCGGCCTGTGGAGCCCGCCAGCTCTCCAAGCTCAAGCGCTTCCTCACCACGCTGCAGCAGTTTGGCAACGACATCTCTCCCGAGATCGGGGAGCGGGTGCGCACCCTCGTCCTGGGGCTTGTG AACTCCACGCTCACCATTGAGGAGTTTCACGCCAAGCTCCAGGAGGCCACCAACTTCCCGCTGCGACCCTTCGTCATCCCCTTCCTCAAG GCCaacctgccactgctgcagcgGGAGCTGCTGCACTGTGCCCGCATGGCCAAGCAGACCCCGGCCCAGTACCTGGCCCAGCACGAGCAACTGCTGCTGGACGCCAACGCCTCCTCTCCCATCGACTCCTCCGAGCTGCTTCTGGAGGTGGGCGAGAGCGGCAAGAGGAGGACGCCAGACAG GACCAAAGAGAACGGTTTGGACCGAGACCCTCTGCACCCTGAGCACCTCAGCAAGCGGCCGTGCACCATGAGCCCGGCGCAGCGCTACAGCCCCAGCAACGGGCTGAGCCACCCACCCAACGGGCTGGGGCacccccccgccgctccccccctgccccagcactaCCGCCTGGAGGACATGGCCATGGCGCACCACTACCGTGACACCTACCGTCACCCCGACCCCCGGGAGCTCCGTGAGCGCCAGCGGCCTGCCG CGGTGCACGGGACGCGGCAGGAGGAGGTGATCGACCACCGGCTCACCGACCGGGAGTGGGCAGAGGAGTGGAAACACCTCAACAAC CTGCTGAACTGCATCATGGACATGGTGGAGAAGACACGCCGGTCGCTGACGGTACTGCGGCGGTGCCAGGAGGCCGACCGCGAGGAGCTCAACCACTGGATCCGGCGCTACAGCGACGCCGAGGACATGAAGAAAGGCAGCCCCCCCTCTGCCCGCCCCCACAACAGCTCCTCCGCCTCCGAGGCACCCCAGTTAG ACACTCACCGGGAGTTCGCGCCGCGGCCTCTCTCCGGGTACATGCCAGAGGAGATCTGGAGGAAGGCTG AAGAAGCTGTGAACGAGGTGAAGCGTCAGGCTATGTCCGAGCTGCAGAAGGCCGTGTCAGACGCCGAGCGGAAAGCCCACGAGCTGATCACGACAGAGCGAGCCAAGATGGAGCGAGCCCTGGCTGAGGCCAAGCGCCAGGCTTCAGAAGATGCCCTGACTGTCATCAATCAGCAGGAGGACTCAAGCGAG agctgctggaacTGCGGGCGCAAAGCGAGCGAGACCTGCAGTGGCTGCAACACTGCCCGCTACTGCGGCTCCTTCTGCCAGCACAAGGATTGGGAGAAGCACCACCACGTCTGCGGGCAGACTCTGCAAGGGCTGCCGGCCCCCAGCGCCCCTGCTGCCAGCGTGGGGCTGCCGccagggccggggcagcccgATGGGGTGGCCACCATCGCCAGCAGCCCCAGCGAGACGGGCTCGGTGGCCGCTTCCCGCGCCGGCACGCCAGCCACCCCGGCACCGCTGGAGAGCACGTCCCGCTGA